One genomic segment of Myxococcales bacterium includes these proteins:
- a CDS encoding SAM-dependent chlorinase/fluorinase → MNPAGIITLLTDFGTKDPFVGVMHAVILSRFPAARVVDLSHGVAPQAVEEAAFWLERCFRRFPAGTIHVAVVDPGVGTSRAALVVEALGHGFVGPDNGLLGAISGLPAASVREIDLGQVGLPEPSRTFHGRDVFAPVAAELAAGRLKFSDVGPARVARTLADASPRAGSDGVTGRVVSVDHFGNLITNLEATDLARFSRPVVRVGVREVPVLGTYAEVSEAEPVAVVSSFDTLEVSLRNGRAADFFGVGRGAEVSLRQAR, encoded by the coding sequence ATGAACCCGGCAGGAATCATCACGCTGCTCACGGATTTCGGGACCAAGGATCCGTTCGTCGGTGTCATGCACGCAGTGATCTTGTCGCGCTTCCCGGCGGCGCGGGTCGTCGACCTGTCGCACGGTGTTGCGCCGCAAGCGGTGGAGGAAGCGGCGTTCTGGCTCGAGCGCTGCTTTCGTCGCTTCCCCGCCGGTACGATCCACGTTGCGGTGGTCGATCCGGGGGTGGGGACTTCGCGAGCCGCGCTCGTCGTCGAAGCGCTGGGGCACGGCTTCGTTGGGCCGGACAATGGGCTGCTCGGCGCAATTTCCGGGTTGCCCGCTGCCAGCGTGCGCGAGATCGATCTGGGGCAGGTCGGACTGCCGGAGCCGTCTCGGACGTTTCACGGTCGGGACGTGTTTGCGCCGGTTGCCGCCGAGCTTGCCGCGGGCAGGCTGAAGTTCTCCGACGTCGGACCTGCTCGAGTTGCGCGGACTCTCGCCGACGCTTCGCCACGAGCCGGCTCGGATGGAGTGACGGGTCGTGTCGTCAGCGTCGATCACTTCGGAAACTTGATCACCAACCTGGAGGCGACTGACCTGGCCCGCTTCTCACGCCCCGTGGTCCGCGTCGGCGTGCGCGAGGTCCCCGTGCTCGGGACCTACGCCGAAGTCTCGGAAGCTGAACCCGTGGCCGTCGTCAGCTCCTTCGATACGCTGGAGGTTTCGCTGCGCAACGGCCGTGCGGCGGATTTTTTCGGCGTCGGCCGTGGCGCAGAAGTAAGCCTGCGACAGGCGCGCTAG
- a CDS encoding tetratricopeptide repeat protein, with translation MRARPSILVLSSLFSAQLFACAPAVAQPAKAAPAKTAGKKPAPVADRLKAGREALEASKYADAEAHFRAALGGGKRAEAELGLAETLLSTGRYADAVAAAGRAGKGKTLKAEAAWVEGEALRRQGKIAEAEAALRKVEKDPDARRARLLLGEVLLERGAEQDAEAVLMTIINDYNDDKIPKSDGPGLSLVGRAAHLLRSPRDANDAFNESERVLKGDVQTLLWRGELFLEKYDPGHAEEVIKEILAKAPDHPEANATMAFVKLDQAFDFDEAERLAKKALAVNPKLTGPYVVLAGIALRDMELAEAEKQVAAGLKNNPRDLDLLSMRAAERFLADDSPGFEQAKKTVLTLNPRYTRMFQIIGDFADWEHRYDEIVKMMEEAVKIDRQDAKAHAQLGLNLIRAGRDDDALKSLKTAFDKDPFNVRVYNTLNLYEKDIPQNYVTVKHKQFTFRYHKEEKDILERYVPGMMDTAWRKFVKAYGFTPTTPVGVELYAERQNFAIRTSGLPTTAIQGVCFGKTLASMSPKEEHFNLGMTLWHELAHVFHIQLSKAHVPRWFTEGLAEYETLSERQEWSREHDPDLFHALRDNRLPQVGAMTKAFTRAEEMNDVATAYYASSQIMVMLVKRHGMAKMADMLRAWGDGTATPDVVQKVLGQSPDALDKEFRSWAEQRLVRYKTQFVPISRTGSYEKAKAEAEKAAKDPMKQTVFALAALKSGKKDEGLAALAAALAIDPKFPDAIWIKARMALGKKEVPAAESLLKSLVDGKNDGFAVQMALADVAEARGDAAGMKQAFQNAHSLDPMASEPIQALVDLAKKQGKADEELAGLSELAKLEEHDGRVHRRLMRALLDKKKYKEAKAAGEAAVWVEVNGLATHALFAEVLVANKMIPRAVYELESAVLCPGRPKEKADAHAQLAETYLLVPNRPAAQKHAALARKLDPENARLKKLKL, from the coding sequence ATGCGAGCTCGTCCTTCGATTTTGGTCCTGTCGTCGTTGTTCAGCGCGCAGCTGTTCGCCTGCGCCCCCGCCGTGGCCCAACCTGCCAAGGCCGCGCCAGCAAAGACCGCCGGGAAAAAGCCGGCGCCGGTCGCGGATCGATTGAAGGCGGGCCGCGAGGCGCTCGAAGCCAGCAAGTACGCTGACGCCGAGGCGCATTTTCGCGCCGCGCTCGGCGGTGGCAAACGCGCGGAGGCCGAGCTTGGCCTGGCGGAGACGCTGCTTTCGACGGGGCGATATGCCGACGCTGTGGCGGCCGCAGGTCGCGCTGGCAAAGGCAAGACCCTGAAGGCCGAAGCGGCCTGGGTCGAAGGCGAGGCGTTGCGCCGCCAGGGCAAGATCGCCGAGGCCGAGGCCGCGCTGCGCAAGGTGGAGAAAGATCCTGACGCGCGGCGCGCGCGACTGTTGCTCGGAGAGGTGCTGCTCGAACGCGGCGCGGAGCAGGACGCCGAAGCCGTGCTGATGACGATCATCAACGACTACAACGACGACAAGATCCCGAAGAGCGACGGTCCAGGTCTGTCGCTGGTCGGGCGTGCCGCCCACCTGCTGCGCTCTCCGCGGGACGCCAACGACGCCTTCAACGAGTCCGAGCGTGTGCTGAAGGGCGACGTTCAGACCTTGCTCTGGCGGGGTGAGCTGTTCCTCGAAAAGTACGATCCCGGTCACGCTGAAGAGGTGATCAAGGAGATCTTGGCCAAGGCCCCGGATCACCCGGAAGCGAACGCCACGATGGCGTTCGTGAAACTCGACCAAGCCTTCGATTTCGACGAGGCCGAACGTCTGGCGAAGAAGGCACTCGCGGTGAACCCGAAGCTGACCGGCCCCTACGTGGTGCTGGCGGGCATCGCGCTGCGCGACATGGAGCTGGCGGAGGCCGAGAAACAGGTCGCGGCAGGGCTGAAGAACAATCCTCGTGATCTGGACCTGCTCAGCATGCGCGCGGCAGAACGCTTCTTGGCCGATGACAGCCCGGGCTTCGAACAGGCCAAGAAGACCGTGCTCACGCTGAACCCGCGCTACACCCGCATGTTCCAGATCATCGGGGATTTCGCCGACTGGGAGCATCGATACGACGAGATCGTGAAGATGATGGAAGAGGCGGTGAAGATCGACCGACAGGACGCCAAGGCGCATGCGCAGCTCGGGCTGAACCTGATCCGCGCGGGTCGGGACGACGACGCGCTGAAGTCGCTGAAGACGGCCTTCGACAAGGATCCGTTCAACGTGCGTGTGTACAACACGCTGAACCTCTACGAGAAGGACATCCCGCAGAACTACGTCACGGTGAAGCACAAACAGTTCACCTTCCGCTACCACAAGGAAGAGAAGGACATTCTCGAACGCTACGTCCCGGGCATGATGGACACGGCCTGGCGCAAGTTCGTCAAGGCGTACGGCTTCACGCCCACCACGCCGGTCGGCGTCGAGCTGTACGCGGAGCGACAAAACTTCGCGATCCGCACCAGCGGCCTGCCTACCACGGCGATCCAGGGGGTTTGTTTCGGCAAAACGCTGGCGTCGATGAGCCCCAAAGAAGAGCATTTCAACCTGGGCATGACGCTGTGGCACGAGCTGGCGCACGTGTTTCACATCCAGCTCTCGAAGGCCCACGTGCCGCGTTGGTTCACCGAGGGGCTCGCGGAGTACGAGACCCTGTCGGAGCGCCAGGAGTGGAGTCGCGAGCACGATCCCGATCTCTTTCATGCGCTGCGCGACAACCGTCTGCCGCAGGTCGGCGCGATGACCAAGGCCTTCACGCGCGCCGAAGAGATGAACGACGTCGCCACCGCCTACTACGCCTCCAGCCAGATCATGGTCATGCTCGTGAAGCGTCACGGCATGGCGAAGATGGCGGACATGCTCAGGGCGTGGGGTGATGGGACGGCGACACCAGACGTCGTGCAGAAGGTGCTCGGCCAGAGCCCCGATGCGCTCGACAAGGAGTTCCGCAGCTGGGCGGAGCAGCGCCTCGTCCGTTACAAGACCCAGTTCGTTCCGATTTCGCGGACCGGCTCCTACGAAAAGGCCAAAGCCGAGGCGGAGAAGGCCGCGAAGGATCCGATGAAGCAGACGGTGTTCGCCCTGGCGGCGCTGAAGAGCGGCAAGAAGGACGAAGGTCTGGCTGCGCTCGCGGCGGCGCTCGCCATCGACCCGAAGTTCCCCGATGCCATCTGGATCAAGGCTCGGATGGCGCTCGGGAAGAAGGAGGTTCCCGCGGCGGAGAGCCTGCTCAAGAGCCTGGTCGACGGCAAGAACGATGGCTTTGCGGTGCAGATGGCGCTGGCTGACGTCGCGGAGGCAAGGGGTGACGCCGCCGGCATGAAACAGGCGTTCCAGAACGCCCACAGCCTGGACCCGATGGCGTCGGAGCCCATCCAGGCGTTGGTCGATCTCGCCAAGAAACAGGGCAAGGCGGACGAAGAGCTGGCGGGACTCAGCGAGCTCGCAAAGCTCGAAGAGCACGACGGCCGCGTGCACCGACGGCTGATGCGCGCGCTGCTCGACAAGAAGAAATACAAGGAGGCCAAGGCTGCCGGTGAAGCGGCCGTGTGGGTCGAGGTGAACGGCCTCGCGACCCACGCGCTCTTCGCCGAGGTGCTGGTCGCGAACAAGATGATTCCGCGCGCGGTCTACGAGCTCGAGAGCGCGGTCCTGTGTCCCGGTCGCCCGAAGGAGAAGGCGGACGCCCACGCACAGCTGGCGGAGACCTACTTGCTGGTGCCGAATCGCCCGGCCGCGCAGAAACACGCGGCCTTGGCCCGGAAGCTCGATCCGGAGAACGCCCGCCTGAAGAAGCTGAAGCTCTGA